Genomic DNA from Carnobacterium divergens DSM 20623:
AAAATAAAGTTGGATAGCACTTGATAAACATACCAATTTTTACTGAGGAGTACCAATAAACCATGTAAATACGCGATTATCGGACCATAAAATGCATTCACAATACGTCCCGATTGTTGAAAACCATAGAGAGAAATAAAATATTCAAAATTTTTATTTCTAATTTGTTCAGAGGCGTCATAAAAACGATTAAAATGAAAGATAGAATCTGATCCTATGACCATATTATGTGTAATTAGCTGTGGCGTTATACATAGAAAGGCAATTAAAACAATCAACAATAAGCATTTTTTATTGATTGTCAGATTTTCATTCCATCTTTTTTTCAAAAATATCATCACTATTGAACTCCCCTAAACTATTTTTGCTGTTCAATTTTACTGAGATTTCATTATTATCGTCTTGTAAGAATGATAATTTCAAATAATCTGAACTCGATTCGTTTAATTTAAAATCCATTGTAAATTCTGTCCTATCTTTCAAATTACTGATTGTTTTCATACTGGAATAGTCTTCAAGTAATTTTTTAGTAATGTATTCACTATGCTTATATTGTTTTTTCCAAACAAAATAAAGATTGGCTACTAATATTGTTGATAGTAATAGTATTTTCATTCCATCTCTCCTAGTCAGTCTTGTAGTTAATTAATTTTATCGAGCATTCTATCTGGTCCATCATCTTCTTTTACTTGATAGAGTGTTACGCTTCTTCTTTCATAAAAATAAAATGCTCGATAATTTTTTTTGTCGTTTTTTATTTCAAAATAAAAAGAGTACCCTCCACCTGCTATTTTGTAATCTCTAATTTTATTCGTTATTGTTATTTCATTTTTATAAATATTTTCCTTTTCTAATCTAGCGTATAGGGCATCTAATGCAATCGATTTACGATAAGGTTCGTACATTAGGATACTGCCAAATAAACATCCTACTAATAAAATACCCATAACTAGTTTAAATTTATTGCTCATCTGCTCACCTACTTATATAATGTTACACTTAAGAAAATAGCAATGCTAAGGACTCTCTATGTTTAAACCATTTTAGAAACTACCAAGACATTCATCTAAGTAAGGATTGACACTAAATTCTCTTCATATAAAAATCTTTTTATGCTACACTATAATTTTAACTTAGAAAGGTAGGTTAATCTATGAAAAATAAATTTATTATCTTCCTGTTTATTTGTTTTCTTCTAACTGCAGTGTTTTATGCCAATAAAATAATTAAACAATCAATTGCTACTAATCGTGTGCATCATTATATGGAGCAGAAAGGATTTCCTTTAAATAAAATTAAGGACGAAGAAATTCATTATTCTTATTCAACTGATCGATGGAACTTGCTCGTTATCATGAAAGATGATTTGAATTTTCAATATAGTTTCGATTACCGATTTAAAACAAATGACATCCAAGAAGATCTACTCTTCCTAAATATGAATTACACTAAAAAACCAGCTAAGTATAATCAATCACTTTACTATGAAAAAAAAGAATACTAGAAACAATAAAAAACCGTTCAAGTGAACGGTCTTAGTTTTAGACACATCATTAAATGTAATTTTTTTACTCTCTTAGTAAATTTACTTTTTCAAGTCCTCTTAAAATTCATCCAACATTTGTTTTTGTTGATCAA
This window encodes:
- a CDS encoding DUF3139 domain-containing protein, giving the protein MKNKFIIFLFICFLLTAVFYANKIIKQSIATNRVHHYMEQKGFPLNKIKDEEIHYSYSTDRWNLLVIMKDDLNFQYSFDYRFKTNDIQEDLLFLNMNYTKKPAKYNQSLYYEKKEY